Part of the Mangifera indica cultivar Alphonso chromosome 4, CATAS_Mindica_2.1, whole genome shotgun sequence genome, ATagggtatttttataattttcataaattttataaataatgtttccttttaaagaatttatgagtttttgaaataaatacaaGCTCAAATAGTCTAAGTAGTGACATCTCCTTCTGGAGACATTACTTTTGGAGGGGACTATCACATATATGTAAGGGTGTTCAAAAGCGGTTAACCGAACCGCTTTGCCAATTTTTTGAACCGAACCGAATTTTCGGTTTGGAAAAAatcatgaaccgaaaccgaatcgatttaaagattaaccgaTTTTAAACCAAACCGAAATTTCGGTTAACCAATTTTTGAactgaatttcaaaaaattatcatattttattatttttttctaattttttgaaaatatattcaatattttattaatattttattcaattttttaaaaaccggttcggttcggttaaccggttttcAAAAATAGGCAAACCAGTAACCAAACCGAAAAttcggtttatatatatttttgaaccggTATCCGAAccgatttttcaaataacctatttttcggtTCAGTTTTCGGTTTAAAAATCGATTCGATTCGGTTAccggataattttgaacacccctacaTATATGTTGCTTGCTGCCATTGAATTTGATGTGATTATTTGGATAAACAACAAACTCCCTATATGCTTGTTATGTCGTTAATTAAGATCACCAATTTGGCCACTTTTTCTGTATCAGTTTACATTGTGTTTCGGTCATTGAAGATGTAAATTATACTTGTGGCAAGCTATTTTAATAAACACACTGCACTTTTATCATTGCAAATTGGAATAATACAATAAGAATGCAACAAAGTGTTTGTAGTTAGATCTAAATCAgcaaattaaattcattaaaagtgaTATAATACTCATATTAGAAAGAAGGGAATTCAACGTTGGAGCCACAATTTCCCTTTGGAAAAACTGAACATTCTATGAAATTGGAGGCAGAAGTGTCTACACACAAATAAATCTGGTAAAGCTGGTGGTTTCCTGATTCATCGTTATTTCATTCAATCCATGGGGTGTACCCACTTCCTTCTTTTATAGCATCTTTAATGCTCTCCAAGCTATAAAACTCTCCATTTGGTTCGACTCCTATAccatcaaatatataatcagaAACATAAAAtctctatatattatataatatacataatgaTATTTTGTAAGTATTGCATTAATGGTAGATACCTGCCGTCTTTAGAGTTTGGAGGATATCGACTTGGTTTTTTAAGTCGAGAGCAGCTTGGAAGTAATCATGTTGGTTAAGCACAGATTCTGAGCAGGTTCCATGTTTATCCCATTCATGTGACCAAAAGCTGAACCCATCGCTGCTTGGACAAGCCAGTGATGGCCAACTCTTTTCCATACTGCCCGTTAGATCTGAAATctgtaaaatgaaaattagacaacttaaaaaaggaaagaaagaaagaaacattcgtatgatatatatatatgaaattcaaatataatggtttttttttttagtagaaggatttaaagtttttttttttaaattatcttacAGTAGGTTtggttgaaaaaaaatattaaaatgttttaaaaacaaatattttttttttcaaaatttatttctttaactctaaaaatatatattaaacatcttcatattaaaaaaatatatatactgagATTCAatgtaccaaaaaaaaaaattgatattcaaattaattttgtatagtttttgaaagttatgttTAAATCAAAAACCAAATGAGTCTCAAAAGAGTTCAAAAAAGTATTCACTTCCAGAAAGCCGAATTGTCTAATGTatgtttttttgggtaaatataatatatcattggaCACGATTTTGTTTACAGTTTTATatgttcaagcaatttaatcaattttataatggtttaataaaaacattatattaattagatttacaAAATGAAATACCTTAGATTTATCAAAGGGATTATTGGGATCACAATTTGATGGATAGGTGCCATCGTTATAATTAGGCCAGAGGCCATGAATGCTGAAGTCTGCTGCAGGTTTTCCCGAAGTTGGATAGCAGCAACTTTGCGATGTGTCACAATATGAACCTGGCCACtgtataataacaaaatataaactcAACTTGATACAACACAAAGCTAACAAAAGATTACCACTCACTTGTTGAACAAAGTAGAAGAAATCGAAGCTCTGGGAAACACAAAGAACTGACAGAGACTGAATGATTACAAGTTTGATAAAGAGAAAGCAGAATTTAGAGTTcatctttccttttcttttctgttttctctGGTAGATGAAAATGGGAggttgtttaaattataatgaattaagTTCAGTTAGGCGTTAACGTGTGTAAGGAATCCCCACGCTTTTCATAATTCGGCTCATCATTGCTTTCATATTGTCTGGTGACACGATAATCCAGTTGATGCTGATGGGCAGCAGACCGTGCAAGTCAAGCAGTTAGGTTGAGAAATCGACTCAATAAAAGGTGCACCCTAAATATCTAAATTGTTTAAGCTGTTGTTTATTTAGTTGAGGCAGTgataatcaaatttcaaattataaaaacaataatttcaaatataatatatagccAAGATTAAATTATAGTCTCTCAAACATAGAacataactaattaaatattacaagGTTAATtatatctctaaaatttttatcttatccTATATCGTTAGTCTTAACTGAAAATAATTGTAAGTCTTAATATGATTGTGCTATAAAATATGACTAACTAGGTctctatatttttcatttatggaTCAAGATTTGACTCTAATACcaaataatagagataaaaaaaaaaaaaaaagatttactAGACCATTAtcaatcaagtttaagttttctttataACCAAACTAATGAAGTCCAAAATCTATCATTCCAAAACtatttaagtataaatatcACTTTACTCCCACTATCAAACTTCAGAGTTGATTCTCTCTTTTCCTTGGTCATTGAAAGCCTTCACTCCTGTTAGGATTCTTCACTTTGGTGGTTGGATGACTCTCATCTCTAAAGAACTCGCTCTATCTCCGTTTCAAAGAATGGGAGGGGAATATGTCCCCTAAAATCCTCACCCTTATGGAAATTTGTCCTTAAACAAGACTTGTTTACGAATGTCATGTACCGTCATACATTCTTAGGATGCATGGGTGCacatctttttaattttttggcaTGTCATTCCACGTTGTAGGTTAATGTACCGGTGTGACTCTTCTATGCACAATCATACATCAGGCCAAGATCATAATTGGAATTTCAATTCTAACCttactcaatttgatttgaatgcaAGATAAGGGAAAGGACTAATATGCCCGTGAAGCACGCTTGATGCTGTTATAGGATTGATTTTGTATCAATCCAAACATGAGCCAATTTAGTTTTAGATTGTTTTGGGTTAATAGGTCATATCAAAAATTACTAGCTCTATTGCTTAACACTAATTATCTAACTATGGGAAGTGTGTTTTAAAGGTGTGTTTGGTTACTAAAAACAACATGATATTTTGGAACGAAAGTGGGAGTTCAAACCCCTTGAAACTCACAAAACTTTTAGACCcattaattaccaaaaactaTCATAAACATTTGTTACCAGTAACTTCAACTGTAGAAGTGGATGATTTATTGTATTTGACcactaaaatcttttatttgtaCCTCAGTCTATTGCAATTTATTTTCCTTAaccttaaatttatataaactgaaaaaaaattcaaaataatgaataaaatgaaaaataaagaaggaaGATGTACAAGCGTGACCTACACATAAGCACATGTGTACGTCTCTAGATTCTATTCATCCTTTTCAACGTACCCATCTTATTGATTCATCTACTTTTCCAACCATGCATGGCCATCCTTACTCaataaacaatcatatataATGTTGGAAAACTCATTGAAGCCATAGATGCATGTTTTGCTACACATCCATTCGCCGAAGAAATTGAATTTCACAGATTGTATGTATGGGCATATTATGTGTTAAAAGTGAATAACATCTTGATATGGGTTAGGCTATTGGATATAACCACTATACATATCTTTTTAAGCGATGGTAGGATAAACCTGAATAAGGTTACTGAGTCTTATAAAGGTAAATTTTAATTAGCAAAACATGTGAGAGATGTTGGGTACCTAAGTTGTTAAGCATGTTTTAGGTTGCAAAGATAAAAAGCAAAAATGTGATGGACTATATGTCTAAAGTaaacaatatcttaatagtaGATTAAACAATTGGACCAGGAATGTTACAATAAAGAattggattataattatgatttgttacatataaataaagatatttattataattcgttaagatttttttaatcctaGCTGCCTACCTTAGAAAGAAGGAATTCTCTCAAAAGTTCTACTCCTCATTCATGAATTCTCAATGATCTAGCAATCACTTGTGCCTCAAACAAGTCTTTCATATTGTCATATGTTTGTGGTTTCCTCTGTACGAATGAGTAGAGTCGCTACTACATTGCAGGGAGTACTGGAAGTGTTCAAAATGAATTTGAGGTGAATTCTAATTTGAAGGAGTCATCAAATGCATGTTTGCAAtccaaaattctttttttatatgtataacaaCCCTTAGATCTTGGTGATAGGGTTTTGTGGTCCAAAAAATTTAGATCACAAAAACCCAACACATACACCTCCTTGTGCACAACCATACATAAGGctaaaaatatgaattcttATTTAGATTTTAGCCCTAGGCATTTTGAGTTCGAATCTAAAGCTAAAGGAAGGACAGATATGTTCCTAGAGCGTACTTGAGGGTGTTACATTATATTTTGATGACTCTCTCTTTAAATACTTGGAAACTCGAGTGAAAACACTTAGAACTTTTATAGATAACTTAAACATTTGAGTCAATTGAACTAGATGGAAATACAAATTTGGCACCTTAGTCATGTGACTTATATACTATGCGATTTCCTTTCTCTACACACATTAGAACACCTCACTCTGAATATCCTATCATTCAGGGTAAAGTATTACTAAAATCTAGTTCGTTTGACTCAAGCCAAAGAATTTGGCTTCAAGAACTAGCATTAAATCCATGATATATCCAACAATTACAACAAGCCAAAGTTTCAAGAGAATCCATGCAAAACTGGGTAGGAAGTCATCCTACTTGgattttttcctcttcttccttAAGATTTTTGGCTATTGGAGATCACCCTAAGGCTACCAGAATTCTACCCTTTTCCACCAGTTGTCTCTTCTCCTTccaattctctctctttttcattgTTTGAGTGAAATAAAAACTCTTAGTAATAATCGGCTTCTATAGGTGGAAATCCCACTTATTTTggaatctttttattattattttttctttaatccaTACATGCATAGGCCAAACACCAAGCTCACATAATGCCTAATATGGTTTTAGCCtgattaaaattctatttttgatTTTAACCTAAATTTGACCTTAATATGACCTAAACccacaattaaaattttggagaaAGGACACTAATGCCCCTAGAATATACATAAGGGTGTTACACACACTTTTGGCCTGATTGTGGGCTACTATGCTCTACTATAAGCTACTATACCCTATTACAGAATATTATGCTCTATTACGAGTAGTGTCATACTATGAGTTTATATAGAGAGAATCTTACAGGCGTCTCCTCGCAATGACCTCatgaaacatattatatatgagcatgcatgcatctcaagGCACAAACTTAACTCAGGCTCATAAGTAACTTTAACCATAACTTGTCTTTCTCTTTTACCCTCATTTTTGTATTTCACTCTCTAGGCATGACTTGGTACTACGACATACCTTATATGCCTTTGTTATCCTTATAAACAACTTTACTAATAATAAGGTTCAAGACTGACTTAATTTCTTTTACTTCTTAGATGTACAATCATACATCATAGGGCTCACAATCTTGTATTCCTATGCATAGGTTATCTACTTATAGGTAACTTTGGTCATGAATTAATGTACAGTCATGTGTGGTCGAGTGTACAAGTGTACACACCTGTAGTATGCAAAACTTCCTCATGCATAAGGTTCCTTTAATCGTGCCACTATGTATAGGCATGCATGTCTTATGCACAGGTGTACACCTTTTGCCATGAATGATCAATAATTTCTCTTTCACAATCGTACTTAAACTCTAGAAGTATAATCATTTTCTTACATTGTGAACAATTGTACACTTCTTCTATACAATCGTCCACCATGACCTAATCTATGTGTCACAAATGGTCATGCATGTCCTCCAAGTGAGCATCCATCGatcattaaaaaaacttaagCTATTGCGTGTATGGATGTGTAATGGTTCATGCACGACCGTTTATGACATATAATTTGTATAGAAATATGTATGACACAATCATGACTATCCTTGGAATAATCATGCTTGTAGATCTGCAATCTTATTCTTAGGCCAATCTCTACATATTTTCATATCAAACAAAACCTCAGTACATCTTATATTTTCTATCATGtcttatcataaaatatatccaAAAGTAAAGCCACAAGCAACAATCTAgttatcaaaataatcattGTCATATAAGCATGAAACACACAAAAACTAGGGTTATTACataaatttcaatcttttcatAACCTTAGCCACCACACTCATCCTTGTCAAATTATaccaaagagagagaaattattCTCTTacaatttttctctctcaatctccaTGCAGACTCACCTTCTATACACTGACTAGCACTTATGAGACTCTCTAACGTCACAGAGCCTCTATGTCGATGAGTAAAGCCTCATTTATCTATCAAATGAAGCATAAATTTATTCAAGACAAATTCAAAGTGAAAGAGCATCTAAAAGCAAGTATAACTTTCCTAACACATAGATTACATGTATGATATGCTCTTGATCCTAAGGCAAATAGTCATttcaatccaaaattttattttttctactatgtttattttatttggataCATAAAAAACTAACCCTTCACACTTTTCCTTGTATTACTAAgtcaaattagttttttattaaacattattcaaatgttatatttaatatttagttaCACAAGtgcttttaaatattattataatataatttatcaatatgaGTGCTAGATCAAACAATCCAACCATTTATTAACCCAAGCCACTATCCACCCTTTTCAAAAGGTCATGCTTTGGATATGAAAGTAGACATGATAGTGCGTTGGGTCAATTTTAGCATGAGTCATCATGCCTACTAGTTGTGCCAAGCTCAAAGCCCACAATCACAAGCTTTCATGCAGGTCAACCCAAAAAAATACAAGACACATGCACGACTCTATAAATATATGGTCGGGTTGTGTCGTATTGACCCTTAATAAGCCATCCTCAAACCTTTACCGACCCAacacattaattttgaaaaaaaaataatttttttattaaataattttcaagattatgttttctaataaaagaaaatatgttaaaaaattaaattatgattccaaagaagaaaaacttaTTCATAATGGGTGAATTGAATTCTCATGATTAATCTCACCAATATGAAATccaaaatttgagtttggttgaAACTTCTAATTTGCTTATTCTTTCATATGTGACACACTTTTACATTTTACACTCTTGCAAAAGTGtttcacatttaaaaaaataaaatcactaatTTCATTTatccattataaataaatattcaatatcaTGTTCCAACTATACTTAAATTTTAGTTGTTTCACATATATAAGATTAATCCAAagaacccaatttttttttaagtctaaaacGTTGATCTcttataaaaacttataatttttttattttaataattattttattttttaaaaaaattgggcGTAATATCATGTTGGGTCGAGACAGCTGGGAGCCTGAAAGCTAAGCCTGTGGCACAAGCTGGTCAGCCTACAGGGTTGGCATGGCTCACCACAATGGTGGGTTGTGTCTGCCCAAGCCCTGCAAAAAATAGAGGCTTGGGCCATTCCTTGGGCTGGCACGACATCTTTAGTCTGCCTAAATAAAACATTGCAATCACCAAACCCAAGATAAAACAGTCAATCACAAAACCCCATCCAAATAATATAACCACATTCAACAACGTTTAgggagaaaaggaaaaaagattttaaaaaaaaatcatcaaagaagTTAAGCTTCCCGTGCTCAGTAGCATCAAATTTCCAGGGTTTGACAACTAACAAGCTCAGTAGATCTAGCGCACCTTGTTGCAATTACCTTCCAAGGGTCTGTATAAGATTCTACAGTTGATTCAGCACATTCATCTAAAGAGTCATGTAATGAAAATGATGAAGCTGATGATAAGGAAGATAAATGTTTTTGTACATTAGCCTGCAGGACTAAGATATTGTGATTGGCATCCTTGGTGAGCACATGAAGCCTTTTCTGTAAACCGGCAAGTAGATAAGGAGACCCTGAATCCATAAATTCTAGTATAGGAACATCACCAACCACAACTTTCCAAGTATCATCTTGGAAATCATATACCTTGATCCTTGGACTTTCAAGTGCACCAGAATGATCTAGTGCATACAACTCACCTTCCACTGTGACACTCAATTTTGTTCCAGCCTGTCTGATAGGCCAACCCTCACCCATCCCAACTGGGATTTCATCCCATGAATTCTCATCTGGGTCATAAATCTCTCCTCCGATGTCAACAAAAAAAGGCCAGAAATATAAACTCTGAGGCACATACAATTTTCCTCTATAAGCTGTCATTCCTGTAGCGATGGGCTTCAATAAATCAGCCAGAAAGGCTGTAGGTATATCCTGAGCTTTTGAAAATGGCATACTTGGTATCTGGGACCATAAACCTGTATGAGGATCAAAAACTTCAGCAGACTGGAGCGGGGTCAGCCCAGCACGGCCCCGAGTAACCCCTCCAACAACATAAAGCTTGTTGTTTATGACTCCTGTCTTACAATAGGCTCTACCAATTGACATTGGACTGACTTCACTCCAGGAATTCATAAGAGGATCATATCTCCAGACAAGTCTTAAGGCTAGAGCTCCAGAGAATCCCCCTAAAACATAGAGGCAACCACCAACAGCCCCAATAGCACACCCACATAATGACATCCCATCTGGTGCATCCTTCCTCCTGAACCAGCCCCTGAGAACATCAGCAATTTTGATACTTGAGCCCACTGCATTCCACATCTGAAGCGCCGGTAAAACCTTCCTCGATTCATCTTGAAAAGCAACACCAGGTAGTGGCGGCAACCTTTGCCATCTTCCAGACAAGGGATCCAAAGCTAACCAGGAAAGCCTGCCATCATCCTCCTTCGTTAATAAATACAACCATTCTTCAGTTGTTCCTAGTTCCTTTCTCAGAGTAAACAGTTCACGGCTCATAACAGCAGCTTTCCAAGCCCGCGAAACTAATCTTACATACAAGTAGTATATTCTCGGAAGTCTAGCTAGAATTTGAAGCGATATCTCATCGGGAAGACTTGGAATCAATCTTTTGGTTTCTTCAGAAAAGCTTGATGATAGTCTCTGCCTCTTACAACTTTCATTTGGCAAAATCTCGCTTGCCCCTATCCTGGAACTATTTCTGCTAAATACACCACccattaaaaccctaaaactgGTAGAGTCAGCTTTGTTACATAAGCTGTCAACATCGAAGGCAAGGAATACATCTCAGAATTCAATTTTGCAAAGAAAAACACAATTTATTTAACCATAATTAATAGAAAtcctatattttaatttctaatatcAGATTTCACTTTCTTTACTGCGACTTAACCGAATCGAATGTTTGAATGAAACTAAAAAGAATAATTCCCAATTCACGGACAATGAAATagaaaacgaaaaaaaaaaaaggaataataagataattataaaaaagtaacCATTGTAAGCGTTTAAAGGGATAAACCTGAAATGAAACTCTGTTTGGTTAAACGGAAAATCTTTCCGCTGAGAAGCGTAATCGTTTGTGGATCATGAAACTGCCAGCGTC contains:
- the LOC123212801 gene encoding F-box/kelch-repeat protein At1g22040-like isoform X1; translation: MGGVFSRNSSRIGASEILPNESCKRQRLSSSFSEETKRLIPSLPDEISLQILARLPRIYYLYVRLVSRAWKAAVMSRELFTLRKELGTTEEWLYLLTKEDDGRLSWLALDPLSGRWQRLPPLPGVAFQDESRKVLPALQMWNAVGSSIKIADVLRGWFRRKDAPDGMSLCGCAIGAVGGCLYVLGGFSGALALRLVWRYDPLMNSWSEVSPMSIGRAYCKTGVINNKLYVVGGVTRGRAGLTPLQSAEVFDPHTGLWSQIPSMPFSKAQDIPTAFLADLLKPIATGMTAYRGKLYVPQSLYFWPFFVDIGGEIYDPDENSWDEIPVGMGEGWPIRQAGTKLSVTVEGELYALDHSGALESPRIKVYDFQDDTWKVVVGDVPILEFMDSGSPYLLAGLQKRLHVLTKDANHNILVLQANVQKHLSSLSSASSFSLHDSLDECAESTVESYTDPWKVIATRCARSTELVSCQTLEI
- the LOC123215010 gene encoding extracellular ribonuclease LE-like, with the protein product MNSKFCFLFIKLVIIQSLSVLCVSQSFDFFYFVQQWPGSYCDTSQSCCYPTSGKPAADFSIHGLWPNYNDGTYPSNCDPNNPFDKSKISDLTGSMEKSWPSLACPSSDGFSFWSHEWDKHGTCSESVLNQHDYFQAALDLKNQVDILQTLKTAGVEPNGEFYSLESIKDAIKEGSGYTPWIE
- the LOC123212801 gene encoding F-box/kelch-repeat protein At1g22040-like isoform X2, with product MSRELFTLRKELGTTEEWLYLLTKEDDGRLSWLALDPLSGRWQRLPPLPGVAFQDESRKVLPALQMWNAVGSSIKIADVLRGWFRRKDAPDGMSLCGCAIGAVGGCLYVLGGFSGALALRLVWRYDPLMNSWSEVSPMSIGRAYCKTGVINNKLYVVGGVTRGRAGLTPLQSAEVFDPHTGLWSQIPSMPFSKAQDIPTAFLADLLKPIATGMTAYRGKLYVPQSLYFWPFFVDIGGEIYDPDENSWDEIPVGMGEGWPIRQAGTKLSVTVEGELYALDHSGALESPRIKVYDFQDDTWKVVVGDVPILEFMDSGSPYLLAGLQKRLHVLTKDANHNILVLQANVQKHLSSLSSASSFSLHDSLDECAESTVESYTDPWKVIATRCARSTELVSCQTLEI